The following DNA comes from Diprion similis isolate iyDipSimi1 chromosome 14, iyDipSimi1.1, whole genome shotgun sequence.
cTTTTATCGCATTACTCTTGAACGCTTCGTGGActagaatataaaatatagattAATATTAGTGAATGAAGGCAAAAATGCATCGACaaagaaactttgaataaaaaattgattggaaaaaaaaaaaaaaaaaaaaacaagagcgaagcaaaaagataaagaaaaaaaaatacaattcgtTTATAAAATCATTTACATACGTAACTCTGTGTGTAGGTAAAATCAGGAACCATAAGATatgatttaaagaaaataataatatattatatataaatatatatatatatatataattatgtatatataaatgtatctgtataaaataaatatactaaatgaataaataatagttAATAATATGCTTGAGAGGCGGcaagaaaacattttcaaacttaGTAAAGATATTAGGTACGGATAGAATGGCGTGTAATGATAAATGAATTCTAATTGAATCTAAACTATACAGTTTTTCTATATTCATTTAAACGAAgcacattatatttttttactctgtcATGCCATCTATTTTCTGCGATAAAAACGCATAGTCTTAAATTCTACGTAGTAATTGCTTTTCGTTGAACATTAAAATTACCTAACATTGCTATAACGATTAATTCtattaaatcatttttcattacatcATCTATTCCTCAGTATCCATTTAACGATAAAATAGGGTAATTTTTGTTCTATAACGCGTgcgtttatatattatatagttagtatattatacgcatttgcagtattttaaataatatatgtccacgattttagaaattttcacgcCTAATTATTCTGCTTAGAATttaaaaggaaataaataaaattcattcttctTATTGTAAGCAAAAGCCGGACAACGCGCGAGCAGattatttgttaatttattttcttcttcaattaaATCACAGCGCTCTTTTTCTAACCCTCATGAGAAAATCTTATCAGCAATTTCGCAACAGGTATAGTAAATAATTCGCAAGCCACAATCGACCAAATTCAAAATAAGATTGGCGTTAAAATTAAGCAATGTCAATATCTGCGGATGAAAATTTAAGAAGTAATTGAAACTCGGAAGTTTGGTCACTTTGATAGAGGGTGAAAAGATACAGCGATGGAATTCGGATTCCAGTTTTCGTTTAACGTTGCAAGTTACAGGCATCGTGAAAGCGTACAAACAGCctaaaaggaaaaatattaatgcgGCGATTGACATTGAAGTCGTCGAACTGATAACATAGTACGTTGATTTAGATTTGATTAGAAGTATAGCGGTCCGATTTACCGCACAATCTATTATAATAGTAAACCTATCTCGTCCCTGATTAAATTGGCACTGTCGTTAAGAGTTtagattatgaaaatttttctcatatcGTAGACGACATCAGAACAGGCCAAATTTGCTTTTTAAAAACTCCCTTATAGGTGCGTAGCACTGATTCCTAAGAGCAACCATTTCCGGTGTCTTTCGCATGCTGTTAAACAGCGCCGTATCAGTTTCGAATATCAGCACCGTCACAATGCAGAGTACAACAATGGTCAGCATCAGCGccgggacgaaaatttttattacgtgAAGACGTTTATGGGACACTTTTCCCGACCCCTGAACTTGTAAGCATAATTTCGAGTTCTGCAGCTTCTGCATCTTCGGCACAGGCGTCACAGATCTACTGTGAGGCTTTCCTGTCGCATCTAATAGCTGGCTTTCGGATGACGAATGGTCGAACGAATCCCTGAAGTAATAGTCATTCGTGTCCGCCTCGTCTGCGCCCACTGCAACAAGCATATCAATTTCTATATTTATTATGAAATTGAGGGTCTCTCGTCTTCTTTTTCCCTTACGCTCTAAAGGATTTACAGCAATTCTTGAACGAGTCGAGACTGGTTTGTTCATCGATATGCCTAGGGTACCAAGAACTGTGGAATCGATTCTATCTACGAAAAACACTTTAACGATAGATTGTTCTTATTTAGACAGAAGATGATTTGCTTACCGTTATCAGTttcaagaaaaacaaagacgaataTTTCATAGGCACGAATTTTCAACCTTATTGTctaaaatggtaaaaattcgTCGGCGCGTCAAGGCAGGATTTACATCTCTGAGATGGTCGTTACATAGAATCCAGCTTTTTTCatgttataatatttacaattacacAATTTATATGAACTGCATTTCCTTATTATGGCGatacaattatatttaaatcaaGGGACTTGATGAAATCTCGTGATATGTTTATAAGTCGGTGAGCTGAATAAAGGAGTTTCAAGACTCGTCATTGTGTATGTTTAGTAACGAACGACAAGACATGCGAAGTAAGAAAGCCTACGAGCTGttgataagaaagaaaaaccaaaaaatttatacacgaaTAATGTAACACgtacatataaaatatgaggaataattaataatagtaaattacagacagagagaaagagagaaaaaaaactaatcgaatatatagaaaaatatatatttatacaaatttacaaagcTCACCTGTGTTCGAAAGAGCATCACCGTCCGTAAAGTTAATTCGATTTCTCCCCGGTGCTGGATCGTCTATCTTTGGGTTTACCTGGAACTTCCTCATGCCTGCGATATCCTGGAGATTGGAATCGTCGAGCAAATGCCTGGACGAGGAAGATAGACCTCGGCTCAAATCCGTTGGGGCAGAGTCTTTGGATAGGTAAACGTTACCGTTCAACTTTATATTTGAAGTTGAGTTGATAGTCGATGAATTTGGGCAAGAAGAAATTCCATTTGCCAGtgtttttgacgttttaacAATGAGGGCCGTGGATCTGACGACTTTTggacttttttcaaatgaatctATCTTTTGCCTCACCagtttatcgatatttttgccactTAACTCCTCCGTACCTATCACTATTCTCTGACTGTACAATGGCGGTGCCTTGCTGAACGTCGTCTTtgcaaatttcaactttttcaccgGCTGTATCTGTTCGCCGGCTGCGTTCGCATGCGAATCATTCTCGTCTACGGCTAAAGaacagaaagagaaataaaacaaataataataaatgaaaatctaaaaaagcCTAGGAGTAAAAAGCAAGACTTTGGTTCATTTCTGCAACCCGCTTAAACttatcaataattatataatcgaCACAAAATTTTGCCATGACAATAAGCTTGATAGTGAAAAACGTTTCGTCATGCAACTAATTTCTGGAAACTCAAATAATGCTCCTAACATATCCGCGCTCAATTTCAATGCATCGTTTTCTCTTTAAACTCTAGATTTGCTAACCGtttcttcattattttctcgttttcacTACGGTACATACCTTTTCTCTCTGAGACGTGTCagtaataaatagaaaaaaataagtgttCGATccgacaaaaaaaatgtaatcagaaaacgagaaaaaaaaaaacagaaaaaaaaaactgcagagaTTATGATCGTTACTAATTTGCAGTTTTAAAAACTTAAGTTTTCTAAAAGAAAATCTCCAACTTGgtgaaattattgttaaagagagaaaaaaagagaaccgAGTATCGAAAATCGTGaacatgtgaaaaattttgaaagtgatAAGTGAATATATAAGATAACTAATTAAATTCAAGATACTATGTgaacattatatacatacatatgtataaatgtgTATACTAAaactatacaatatatatctaCAAACAGTGTTTTATACTTTCCCATAAAATTTCCTGACAGCAGCCTGGTTctgctttttcaggtttttcatataattttgaacgcggtgaaaaaatcgaacacCTTGCTTAAACCCAGTATGGATTCAAGGGGACGAGACAATTTGGAACGGTGTTTAGAGATCGAATAACAAGGATGAAAAAGATGGGGAAAAGTGGCGGCAACCAACCGTTATTTCGACGAGCGTGAATCTCTTGATCTTCCGACACCGTCTCCAACAGAGGCAGAGTGTTGTCTGGGCAGTACGGAGAGCTGAAAGGAACTCCGCCACTTTCACATATCCCAGTACCGTCGAGACCAGCACTATGACAACTCCGTGGCAAGCTCGAGTATCCtgttgattttcaaaacaacaattttatatAAGCATCGTTGGTatgaaatagaaatgaaatatttctatacCTTGCAAAGGTATTTctatattaaatttataaactgGTAGGAAAAGATAAGATGAATCGGGGAACTTGGCTTGATCCggataaatttattcagtCAGTGTATAATTGCATTATGTTACGAATAAACTGCTTACGAATTTCGACCAAATCTTGACTGGGGGTGCTCGGCGTGGCAGGAACGCTGCTCGCCTTTCTTCTGAGACTAGATGTGCGTGCGTTACCACGTTGAATAGCAGGTTCCTCCTTTCGAAGCGGACCCGTCTCTTCGAGAACTTCTTTCTCAGTGCGACCGGTGTACTTGAATTTAGTGCCCCATGAAAATATGGAACCGCCACTAACCACAGGAGCGTCGGAAGCCCGGGGTAATctgttgatgaaaattgaggTCAGGACCGTAACTGTAGTGCTCTCACCTCTTGTCACAATTATAATCAGGTCTTTCAGCCAAGTTTATGGATATATCAAATGATATGCCTCAATAATTAgcaatttaaagaaattatataTGAGAAAGAAGTTTATCAGTACGATGTAATCGTTACATGACCGTCCAAGAAATCTGTATCGATACTGACTTTCgatgtcttttcttttttctatgctTCTTGTAGAAACgtttcataataattatttgttttcatttgcaagcagaaaa
Coding sequences within:
- the LOC124414955 gene encoding FERM domain-containing protein 5 isoform X2, which translates into the protein MLKFGSKNDVTVVHRATIRLLDDTEIIQCDFQPQHKGRFILEYVCKQLNILETDYFGLRYVDHSRQRHWLDLAKTAIKQVKDMDPILFSFRVKFYPPDPFRLKEEITRYQVYQQLKRDLLHGRLYCSPGEAALLAACVVQSELGDYDPEIHEGNYISEHKLLLKQTETIEEKAMDLHQTQLKGFTPEQAETHFLRLASQLDTYAVDPHPVKDHRGSQLYLGINHCGILTFQGSRKTHHFRWPEVQKINYEGKMFIVHLTFNEKKHTVGFKCLTGSSCRHVWRCAIEQMLFFTLPRASDAPVVSGGSIFSWGTKFKYTGRTEKEVLEETGPLRKEEPAIQRGNARTSSLRRKASSVPATPSTPSQDLVEIRYSSLPRSCHSAGLDGTGICESGGVPFSSPYCPDNTLPLLETVSEDQEIHARRNNAVDENDSHANAAGEQIQPVKKLKFAKTTFSKAPPLYSQRIVIGTEELSGKNIDKLVRQKIDSFEKSPKVVRSTALIVKTSKTLANGISSCPNSSTINSTSNIKLNGNVYLSKDSAPTDLSRGLSSSSRHLLDDSNLQDIAGMRKFQVNPKIDDPAPGRNRINFTDGDALSNTVGADEADTNDYYFRDSFDHSSSESQLLDATGKPHSRSVTPVPKMQKLQNSKLCLQVQGSGKVSHKRLHVIKIFVPALMLTIVVLCIVTVLIFETDTALFNSMRKTPEMVALRNQCYAPIREFLKSKFGLF
- the LOC124414955 gene encoding FERM domain-containing protein 5 isoform X4 — translated: MLKFGSKNDVTVVHRATIRLLDDTEIIQCDFQPQHKGRFILEYVCKQLNILETDYFGLRYVDHSRQRHWLDLAKTAIKQVKDMDPILFSFRVKFYPPDPFRLKEEITRYQVYQQLKRDLLHGRLYCSPGEAALLAACVVQSELGDYDPEIHEGNYISEHKLLLKQTETIEEKAMDLHQTQLKGFTPEQAETHFLRLASQLDTYAVDPHPVKDHRGSQLYLGINHCGILTFQGSRKTHHFRWPEVQKINYEGKMFIVHLTFNEDLRTKKKHTVGFKCLTGSSCRHVWRCAIEQMLFFTLPRASDAPVVSGGSIFSWGTKFKYTGRTEKEVLEETGPLRKEEPAIQRGNARTSSLRRKASSVPATPSTPSQDLVEIRYSSLPRSCHSAGLDGTGICESGGVPFSSPYCPDNTLPLLETVSEDQEIHARRNNDSAPTDLSRGLSSSSRHLLDDSNLQDIAGMRKFQVNPKIDDPAPGRNRINFTDGDALSNTVGADEADTNDYYFRDSFDHSSSESQLLDATGKPHSRSVTPVPKMQKLQNSKLCLQVQGSGKVSHKRLHVIKIFVPALMLTIVVLCIVTVLIFETDTALFNSMRKTPEMVALRNQCYAPIREFLKSKFGLF
- the LOC124414955 gene encoding FERM domain-containing protein 5 isoform X3, with product MLKFGSKNDVTVVHRATIRLLDDTEIIQCDFQPQHKGRFILEYVCKQLNILETDYFGLRYVDHSRQRHWLDLAKTAIKQVKDMDPILFSFRVKFYPPDPFRLKEEITRYQVYQQLKRDLLHGRLYCSPGEAALLAACVVQSELGDYDPEIHEGNYISEHKLLLKQTETIEEKAMDLHQTQLKGFTPEQAETHFLRLASQLDTYAVDPHPVKDHRGSQLYLGINHCGILTFQGSRKTHHFRWPEVQKINYEGKMFIVHLTFNEDLRTKKKHTVGFKCLTGSSCRHVWRCAIEQMLFFTLPRASDAPVVSGGSIFSWGTKFKYTGRTEKEVLEETGPLRKEEPAIQRGNARTSSLRRKASSVPATPSTPSQDLVEIRYSSLPRSCHSAGLDGTGICESGGVPFSSPYCPDNTLPLLETVSEDQEIHARRNNAVDENDSHANAAGEQIQPVKKLKFAKTTFSKAPPLYSQRIVIDSAPTDLSRGLSSSSRHLLDDSNLQDIAGMRKFQVNPKIDDPAPGRNRINFTDGDALSNTVGADEADTNDYYFRDSFDHSSSESQLLDATGKPHSRSVTPVPKMQKLQNSKLCLQVQGSGKVSHKRLHVIKIFVPALMLTIVVLCIVTVLIFETDTALFNSMRKTPEMVALRNQCYAPIREFLKSKFGLF
- the LOC124414955 gene encoding FERM domain-containing protein 5 isoform X1 is translated as MLKFGSKNDVTVVHRATIRLLDDTEIIQCDFQPQHKGRFILEYVCKQLNILETDYFGLRYVDHSRQRHWLDLAKTAIKQVKDMDPILFSFRVKFYPPDPFRLKEEITRYQVYQQLKRDLLHGRLYCSPGEAALLAACVVQSELGDYDPEIHEGNYISEHKLLLKQTETIEEKAMDLHQTQLKGFTPEQAETHFLRLASQLDTYAVDPHPVKDHRGSQLYLGINHCGILTFQGSRKTHHFRWPEVQKINYEGKMFIVHLTFNEDLRTKKKHTVGFKCLTGSSCRHVWRCAIEQMLFFTLPRASDAPVVSGGSIFSWGTKFKYTGRTEKEVLEETGPLRKEEPAIQRGNARTSSLRRKASSVPATPSTPSQDLVEIRYSSLPRSCHSAGLDGTGICESGGVPFSSPYCPDNTLPLLETVSEDQEIHARRNNAVDENDSHANAAGEQIQPVKKLKFAKTTFSKAPPLYSQRIVIGTEELSGKNIDKLVRQKIDSFEKSPKVVRSTALIVKTSKTLANGISSCPNSSTINSTSNIKLNGNVYLSKDSAPTDLSRGLSSSSRHLLDDSNLQDIAGMRKFQVNPKIDDPAPGRNRINFTDGDALSNTVGADEADTNDYYFRDSFDHSSSESQLLDATGKPHSRSVTPVPKMQKLQNSKLCLQVQGSGKVSHKRLHVIKIFVPALMLTIVVLCIVTVLIFETDTALFNSMRKTPEMVALRNQCYAPIREFLKSKFGLF